CGTGTTCGACTCCGATCGCACCGGCCTTTCCGATGACATCTACACCGCCACCGTGTTCCCGACGGTCGGCGCCGCGGTCCGCCACACGTTCGTGGACAATCGTGCCGAGCAGAACCCGGCGTGGTGCCCGGACGGCAGCAATCGCGTCGCGTACGATACGAACCGGTTCGGCCCGAACGTCATCGAGATCGTGGATCTCGACACCGACGCCGTGAGCCTGGCCGAGACGAACTTCGCCTCCGTGTCCCACAACCACCCGGGCTGGAGCAGCGACGGCGGCTCGATCTATTACGACGCTCCTGAGAGCGAAGACTCCCAGCAGAACCCGGACATCTGGAAGATCGACCTGGCCTCGCAGGCCAAGTGCCCGATCCACATGGACGGCGCCGGTGACGTGAACGTCAACGTTTCGCGTTACCTGAACCACACGGCGGACGGCCTCCCGTACAACGACATCTACTACGAGTCGCAGGCGTTCGGCTTCGCGCCTGGCATCGTGGTCTGGCGCGCGAACCCCGTCCAGAGCTGCTTCAGCCCGCTCCCGATGGCGGTCGAGTTCAGCCCGCAGACGATCAACCTCGACAATCCGAACGGCAAGAGCAACAACGTCGACAAGATCACCGTGACGCTTTCGTTCCCGCCCGAGACGCAGGCTGCCGGCTACCAGTGCCTGTCGTTCAACGGACCGCGCGAAGGTGTCCGCATGCGTTCGAACGCGGTCTTCCCGAGCCCGACGCTGTTCGGCTCGCTCCGCGCATATGACCCCGAGGGCGATGCACTTCCCAACGGCCCTGGCCCTGGCGGCACGTTCAACGACAACCCGTCGCAGGGGACGATTGCCGTGTACTTCAACGCCCGCAGCGTGCAGACGCGCCTCGTGGCGCTTGGACTGGTCAATCAGAACGTCGCGGTCCGGTGCGACGCTTATTCGAACATCGTCGGCCGCACGTTCCGCGGTTTCGGTCTGATCCATCTCTCGGGCGCCAGCTTGGCGGCCTCGACGGTGAAGCTCGAGCAGAACTCGCCGAACCCGTTCAACCCGGTCACCAAGATCCGCTTCGCGGTTGCCAAGGATTCCAAGGTTGCGCTGCGCGTGTACAACGTGCGTGGCCAGCTGGTGAAGACGCTCGCGAACGGGACGATGGCGCAGGGCATGCACGAAGTGAGCTGGGACGGCCGTGATGCCGGCGGCAGCCACGTTGCTTCGGGCGTCTATTACGCCAAGGTCGCGGCGGATGGTGGAACGACGGACGTGATCAAGATGGTGATGGCGAAGTAATCGCCTTCACATCGCAGCAACAAGAGGCCGCGGGGCCAAAAGCTCCGCGGCCTCTTCGTTTGTGTCATGACAGGTCTGGCGGGCCAAGCACCTGCGCCTAGGTTGGCCGAGGACCGGGACGGGGCGAGCGGCTGGGCGGGCTTGGTTGAATGGCGCTCGGCAATCTGATGAGCGCCTGGGCCGCTGGACGGGGCTGAGCGCCGGGCCTGGGCAGCTTGGCGGGGCTGAGCGCCGCCTGGGCAGCTTGGCGGGGCTGAGCGCATGGCTGATGGGAGCCTGGGCTTGCCGAGCGCCTGGAACGGACCGGTGGCCGCCTCCGTGGCTCTGGCTCCGACGCCGGCAACGGCCGCGAGCTCGGACGCGCCGCCCTGGCCTGCTTCCGTCCTGGCGCCCTTCGGGGAAAGCGGCTCCTTGCCCATTCCAATGAATGACAGGATGTCACACGAAAGAGCGCGGCGCGCGAGCCGGATCGGGAACTTCATGAAGCGGCGCGGCGCGCGAGCCGGGAACTTCATGAAGCAGCGGTTTCCCTTTCGGCCGCTCCATGAAAACATGGCCGCGGCGGGCGTGCCGGCAGTTCCTCCGGAGCTGAAGTGCCGTCCACGACGACAGGTGTCGCTGATTTTCACCGCTGCTAGCGAGTGTGAAACCGGCGACATCTGCCGCCCTGGATGACAGCTATGCGAGTTCCTCCTGCAGGTAGTTGCATCCTCAAACACCCCATCTTCTAAGACACCATCCTCAAGGACCCTGGCCGAGGTTTTCCGCAGCCGGGAGAATCAGGCTCCCTTCGCGGCCCAGGCGAGCTGGACGAGCTGAATCAGATTCCCGCAGGTATCGTCGAGGATGGCGATGACGGAGCCGGTCGTGGGAGTGACGGTCTGCGTGAACTTCACGCCTCTTGCCGCCAGTCGATCATGCTCCGCCTGGACGTCGCTGACGAGGAACTGAGCGGCGGGCCGGCCCTGGGCCCGCACCGCCTCCTGATATGCCTTCCCCGCCGGGTTCGCATTCGATTCCAGGAGCAACTCAACCCCATCCGGATCCTCCGGCGACACCACCGTCAGCCAACGATAGTTCCCCTGAGAGAAATCCGCCTTCTTCTGGAAGCCGAGCGCTTCCGTATAGAACTGAAGCGCCTTCGCCTGATCGCTGACGTAGATGGTCGTCCACTGGATGCGCATGGGGTCCTCCTATTCCCGGACGGGGCGGCGTCACGCCGCCGGCTCGTTCATCGAGTCGTCCATGAGTCTGGTGAG
This genomic stretch from Candidatus Binatia bacterium harbors:
- a CDS encoding VOC family protein produces the protein MRIQWTTIYVSDQAKALQFYTEALGFQKKADFSQGNYRWLTVVSPEDPDGVELLLESNANPAGKAYQEAVRAQGRPAAQFLVSDVQAEHDRLAARGVKFTQTVTPTTGSVIAILDDTCGNLIQLVQLAWAAKGA
- a CDS encoding FlgD immunoglobulin-like domain containing protein, with the protein product MKRLLGLVAIMALVASVMPGIGYAGYRGAFDPIGRGDIPAADGVVFGNGLSNGEQTPVARPVPVGVGNGVALMERWVSFTTRDQVVGFEGSREIWQMFNRTQPGTLVATIAEARSKVLGDPTGVISYIDPKWSPNGKYLAYVLSDTHVTASHIVVQEFTVSTNMFTSITPVGAPIEVTPAVAGVRDRHPDWSPDGNSLVFDSDRTGLSDDIYTATVFPTVGAAVRHTFVDNRAEQNPAWCPDGSNRVAYDTNRFGPNVIEIVDLDTDAVSLAETNFASVSHNHPGWSSDGGSIYYDAPESEDSQQNPDIWKIDLASQAKCPIHMDGAGDVNVNVSRYLNHTADGLPYNDIYYESQAFGFAPGIVVWRANPVQSCFSPLPMAVEFSPQTINLDNPNGKSNNVDKITVTLSFPPETQAAGYQCLSFNGPREGVRMRSNAVFPSPTLFGSLRAYDPEGDALPNGPGPGGTFNDNPSQGTIAVYFNARSVQTRLVALGLVNQNVAVRCDAYSNIVGRTFRGFGLIHLSGASLAASTVKLEQNSPNPFNPVTKIRFAVAKDSKVALRVYNVRGQLVKTLANGTMAQGMHEVSWDGRDAGGSHVASGVYYAKVAADGGTTDVIKMVMAK